One Zingiber officinale cultivar Zhangliang chromosome 10B, Zo_v1.1, whole genome shotgun sequence genomic window, AGTTTTTAAGGTATAAATTCAtgccaaataattttttttaccttaacaATAGGACTTTATACTATTTTAGTTGAGAGGGAAAACAATTATTGAGAGAAGATATCCGATTCTCTGATTTACTTTTTATAGATCAGGAAATGATTTATAATGGAATTGTGGTGAGATCATGATCGTGATTCAATCGTAATTAGCTAAAATCTTCCTTGGATTCATCTTTCCATCTAAATTATAGTTTGGGTTGGGATGGACAGTCAGAGATCGCTTGGAGGCCGCCCCCGCTCGGCGCTCCGGCCACTTGCCCATCGCCGACGGTTTCTGAGCGCCCATCCCGACCGAAACTATAACCTGAATGGAATGTGAACCAAGAATAAATTACAAATAATTACAGGTGGGATCCTCTGGTCCAGTCTGATCTAGTTCACTTTTGGACCAGGGGCGGTGATAGGTCCCTATTTGTTTAACAGATGAGGGTCATTAAATCTACTTATTACTGTTTTGGACTAGGATCCTAATCCATTAAATGTGAGCCAGAGAATCTCTGCTCAAATAATTATAGCTAAATCGTATCATGTCACAATTCTATTGTAAACCcatctttgataaaaaaaaaaaacaaagtggaGATCTTAAatatatgaatatttatttttaaggcaaaaattaatttataaattaatttatggcttaagtttttattttttaatccgGGTATTCAAATTTTGCTCGTTTATTCTGGGAGATGGACAACCCTCTTTTGGTTTGCCCATCGGGTATATTCAAAAAAATACAACAATAATAAGTGAATGATCCATCCTCCTTCATCCAATAATAAGTGAATGATCGATCCTCCTTCATCCAATCCCTGTAAAAACCTTCTGCACTAAGGTCACCCACCTTCTGATTGTAGGACTGAAAATGAGTCAAGTCGAATCGAGCTTTAggatgttcaaatttatttgataaggtaaccgagccgagtttaaaatgaaccaaacttttgagatgagtgttcaagcttgacttgatttattttctATATGAGCTTGAGATTGTTTGAAACTTGACTTGAACTTGATTCGTTTaaatattatcgagctctcaattcaagcttgacttgagcttggttgtttagatgttatcaaactctcaattcaaacatttttgaaacttttaattgtttgattagttattaagcttgataatttaaactgatttattttattatttatttaacatattgaaaaaaaaattattaataaatattattcataaacattattcacgaacgttaacgagctgaacatgtATACGtttaagcttgtttatttagtttaaagAATTGTCCAAgcatgtttgtttaattaattttatgtatattgaacaaacataaataaactcttaccaaattgaacaccaaacttgttcacgaacACTAAATGCATTTACATCCCTATCTGATTGACACTGTTACACACTGCTGTGCTGGGTTGTGCATATTGAACTTCTTCCTTAACCTCTTTTCTAGTTCGTACGAAAACCTTGGAAAGTTGTACTTTTATCTTGaagtaaaatagaaaaaaaggaatCATTGAAACCATAAATAAATTGATTTTGCCATTAAAATAGATTTGGAAATGCAAAAACAAATTGTAAAAGGTCAGAAAAACATACAAAGAACCAGAGAGCCGATGCAAAAACGAAAGGTACAATGTTGAGGTTAGATGGATACTCTTGCAAGAGAATGATGCTCACTTTTAAGGAGAGATTAAACAATTTGAAAATGACAAGAAGAACATGGCGTTAGACAGCGAGCTCCACCTGCAAGGCAGGGACTTTACCGTCATACTTATAATTACCATTAATCACCCATATCGTCACCTGAGATAAGTCCACTGGGAGAAATATGTGCGTAGTAAACTCTATACTGCATGTCATCTATCCTTTTGATAGTTCCATGGATGTATATTTATGAGGCTCCAGCAGCTCAGCTAGTTTCCCTCTGTTAATGCAGCACACAGCTCCAAGATTTAGGCCATCGCAGTAACTTAAGCTTAATGTTCAAACACTCATCCTGTGCAACAAAGCATGTTCCTTCTCCCACGATTTCTCCTGGGCGAAATATTAAAACAGACACAGGTAGGAGTACGAAGAGCTTTGTTGCAGATTTCTCCATTTCAAGATATCAAATAATTAGTAAGCAGCTGATAGTCATACAACCTAAATCAATGGGTTTATATCACCTTTCATTTGTTTCATCGAGATCTCAAGCTTGAAGCACCTGACAGTGAACAATATGACCCTTCACTCCATTCCGACCTGCAATAGAGGACCATAAACTTGCTACCAAATTTTTAAGTTGGCCTTTGCCAGCAAGGGCTTCCCACACACGAGCACTGTTTGTCTCTATGATATTTACTGGTTCTGTCACATCCACAAGacttatgctcatgttgttcctaaTAATACCCAGCTTCCCGTTAAGAGAAACAAATGAGGCAGCCTCAAAGGCCTGAGCATTTCCTAGATGATTTTTGCTGTCCATGAACTTATCCCATGAGTCTGTTGCTGGTTCATAGACTCTAAGCATGCACCCATCCCTGCAATCTGATGCATAAAttcttccattcaatgaaatactGGGATTTCTCCAACCTGTGACTATCGCACCACTAACAGTGGACCATGTGTTGGCAGTAGGTGCGTAAACTTCACTCATGACCTGCCGGTGGGAATCCAGTCCTTTCAGAAACCATTTACCCTCATAAACAACACCGATAAAGGGGATCATTCCAGTGTTCATTTCAGTGATAGATGCCCATCTGTTTCTGTTAGGATCATAAACCTCagctttgatcctgtccgaaccagaagtcaacagacgctgggcacgtgacgctccaaggctcgctgatgtaggtctccaactagtgtcgagatgctccggctatcctgcacagaagtcgacgACCGACGCTCGtcgggtaaatcacgatgaacaggTGGCTCAGAGTCTCGCAgtacatacctccgtcgatgaaCAGGGTTCTTTATCGCAGCAAGGTGCAGAAGTGTCCGTCCTATCCAGGGTCGCCGAAAGCCACCGTCTTTCCTAGACGCCGGCCGTCGAAAGTTCGACCCATATCGccagcatgccctcgatgggacccCGTCACAGATGTGAAACCTccgttgtcagagaaagaaatccgccctttcctttgctccaacTTGTAGTCGAGCGAAGATACCAAACATCCGACATCGATGCTTTGCGGAGACTAACAAGCGGCGCTTTATGGTGCGATCGGTCAGGTCAGGTCCATGACCTTTTCGGCGCCGGAACCCGATTGCCGGCCGCCGGCCATCGCCGTCGTCGTCGGCCCACACTCGGGTGGGCGATTTCACCGCGACTTTGCAGGCATCACTTGCCTTCCGTCGGGCGAGTCCGATCGAGTTTAGCGGCCCCATGCATCCGCCGGCGGTATCCGACGAATCACGAGCCGCCGATGCGTTCGCCACCGACATCAATATCGATCGACCTTCACAACGCTCGAGTGATgcacggaggcggttgcatgacaTTGATCGGCACCGAATAACGGCCAGATGGCGCATTGACCTCGCGACCGATCCGACGGCCGATCGCCCTCACCCTATAACTTCGCTTCCCTCTCGCCGCTCGCCGACGCCTCtcctcgattcatctcccctcttttagatctctcctccttcctttccgagatctaatccgatttcttcccctagctcgagtctttgaaattccattccttCGTCGAACTTCCTTTTGATTTCTTAGCCGATCATGGCAGCTTCTCGTCCATCCTTTTATAGCGCACGCCATAAAAGGATGGACGGGAACCGCAGAccgcggtaaattggtcgcgaagACATGTAAACCACCGCTGGTGGTGGCCGAGCGGCAGACCAGCTAGGCGAACTCGATATCCTCGGGATTTCAAATTGtcaccaaaatatcaaaatcccgttgttcaaAACGAGATCGATGGTAGTATACCAAGGATTGTTCTTCTGGATGAGAAGAACCGCCATGATCGGGGtaagaaatcaaaaaggaagttccaaagacgaaggaatggaatttcaaagactcgagctaggggaagaaatacggattagataccggaaaggaaggaggagagatctaaaaccttactgaggggagatgaatcgaggaaaggcgccggagagcgtcagaaggcagcaacaagatcgccggagctccacagcgcagagagcaacagtagaggtaacggaggcgtgtgaaggcgagaaggaaacgaagaatttatagggtgagggccggtcggcctccaccgtcggatccaggtcacgggaatcaatgcatacatctagccgtttatttcgaattgcttcggtcacatcaaaatatcatgcaaccgcctccgtactctgatggcattgctccacgtggcagtcaatcattcggagcaattaatgaaggtatgatcgacattgatgtcgaagattggcgcagaacgcaaggagatccggcgaaagccatcattgattcattcaaggatacctctgccgctgaccgggcggagaaGATTAGCATGGAAGAGCTGCTCGGCTACACAATCGGACtacgcgcctccttcgactagacttgaagggaaggcaagtgatccgagtaagagcgggcccctctttcaaagtcaacgccaagtggaagtcaccgaaCCGCCCACCCAGGAGAGTGTGTCCGACGACGGACAGATGGCCGGTCCGACCGATCGCCacccgatggaatcgagtaccaaGGGTCCGCCGGCttgcacttatagttggtaggcaccctgtcaaatcgggggcGCCgctaaaaaggtcatggaccgagacCGACTCACAtcataaagcacccctgcttgttagtctccacaaagcacaagtaaaccatcgCGATGTCCGGCCGATGTTTAGGTATCTTCCGcccggactacaagtttggagcaaaggaaagggccagaggatttctttctctcgACAAcctttcacgtgtgtgtcatgctccaaatcttgtgacagggattcaccgtcccatcgagggcatgcttgaTCAGAGCGATATGGGTCGTAAACTTTGACAGACCTAGAAAGGACAGTAAGCTCGACACcgatacctaggataggacagggacacttatgcacctggCACGCTGCTCAAACCTTTCACagcctatataaagaacctcatcGACAAGCTGCATGTACTGAGACTtcgagccaccttgttcatcgtgatttacccgaCTTGAGCGCCTGAGGGTCGTCACTGAATCCTTCCTCCGACTTCCGCgtgatagccggagcatctcgacactagttggagacctacatcagcgagccttggagcgtcacgtgcccagcgtctgctgacttctggttcggacaggatcagatagcAAGTCGTCCTCCAGCAAAATCAGCAAAAGAAGGCGCGTGATAGATAAATCAGTAGGTGTTTTGTATTAGTTGTTAGATTGGTTGAATAAGTGAGCCAAACTGATTGAATGACACTTTAGCAACCAACAATGGAGGCAGCAGCCCTTCGACCAGTCAATCACATAATAGAGTGTCCTCTCTCTTTAGTCACTACTCTATCGCTTTATTGTTTGTATTATTATTATCAATTGTGatagtgaaaattttatttatctCTCAGTCGCTCGAGCACGTTTCTAAAATTTTACTAATATCATTTCCTTTGTGAGAGATAATCTTAGTAAAAATTATTATTCGTTTATGCAACTTCCAATTATTGTCCTAAAACTGAGCTATGATTACCATGTAGTTGATATTCTGAATCGAGGTCCTATAGTAATATTTATTCTTTGATCACAAATGACACTCTTTATCTTAGTCACCTATACTGTATATAAATCTCATACAAAAGatgtaattttctttttcttgaaAATCTTGAATGGAGGTTGAGTTTTCTTCATCATCTCTACAAACTTTGTCCCTTCCACTATCCTAAACATCATCTCATCTTTAACAACAAATGTGACAACCTTATTTTCAAGCTTTTTTGGGCTAAAGATGTGGAGTGTCAAAGCATTACTCATGGATCACTGTGTTAAGATTGATTACGAAGAATCTGACTTCACCGCATTATGAGAATTCTTTTTACAATTCTTCACATGTCTATCAATGTCATTATTCTCATGTGTTCTGGTATGGGCAGGAACTTCAGTTTTGTAATAATTGCAGATAGCTACAACGTCAATGGCCTCATTTTTGTCATTTCTCCTTATAATTTTCTTGACGTGTGAGCATACATCCGTTACTTTTTTCCTTTTGCCTCCAATATTTAGTACTTCTTCATGAATGATTGGTGTTTTAGATGGACATAATGTTTAAGGTTGAGTGGTGGAAGGAGAGCTACCACTTCGGCTGATGCATCCATGTGCACCtaattaataataaatgaaaaatatcAGAGGAGAGGACCCAATTGGAGTTGGAGGATGGTGGGAGATGGAGGATGGCGGGGGTTCAATCGGAGTGGTTACTAGGCTATTATCGACGACGAATTCTCTGCTTCACACCAAGTTTGAATGGACAGCAACTGTTGAACAAGATGTGTTGAACCCtagttttctatattttttttaaaaaaaagtctaattaaaaaatattaataatgtaTTCGGGTCGGGAATCACTTGTGTTCCCTATCCTTTTCCCGATTTTGATTTGGTTAGGAAAAATCTTGACCACTCAGGTTGGGACAATTTCGAAGCGGGAACGAGTTGGAGTCGGGAAGGGTtgggaatttttttatttttgtcagCCCTGGTTTAAGGTTTGTGGTTTAAGAGCAATAGTAAAAACTTAAATATACTCTTTTGTCTTGAAATTAATGTAATATGTATGGAGTCATACAACTATATGTTATGAATTGGATCATAAAAAATTTCACTTAGAGCTCTAACCATGAGAGATGTTTCTGTAGGATCGTTGTGCTTGAGAGaggatgaatagcgctcatgacttttACGTTCGtttaaaaatatttgagtaaAATGCGACGGAATAGAAATaggcaagaaagaaagaaaatatcaCAGTCCCAAACACCTGgagttacttagttc contains:
- the LOC122028914 gene encoding F-box/kelch-repeat protein At1g55270-like — its product is MSVANASAARDSSDTAGGCMGPLNSIGLARRKASDACKVAVKSPTRVWADDDGDGRRPAIGFRRRKGHGPDLTDRTIKRRLIKAEVYDPNRNRWASITEMNTGMIPFIGVVYEGKWFLKGLDSHRQVMSEVYAPTANTWSTVSGAIVTGWRNPSISLNGRIYASDCRDGCMLRVYEPATDSWDKFMDSKNHLGNAQAFEAASFVSLNGKLGIIRNNMSISLVDVTEPVNIIETNSARVWEALAGKGQLKNLVASLWSSIAGRNGVKGHIVHCQVLQA